A portion of the Fulvia fulva chromosome 1, complete sequence genome contains these proteins:
- a CDS encoding Repressor of RNA polymerase III transcription maf1 gives MKYLPVREIDTVTNALNFSTPDTHVIGGCDIYTTKAAGTDKKLYRNIENSLELQYESLVRLSASLSPPYRTASDDSSASEKSGRSKRGRTAEPAPEIDLSRASPFGPLSQITARRTFAYLIATLNASHPDYDFSHILRPSDFRKERSLRTVMHNIDSTLQNLRPKHTAAQNYLSPPSLSHSAPTGINNGNDIWSQNMWKLIDKEMGLRHCEKYSYNPEEDPFDGEEGAIWSIHYFFFNKEKRRVCYLYLRGFSVISHSPVHAATQLRAKLVPRKVSSLSVGEGAGKRASFWLSSDYLQRSIDTVSYGEDDDDDDEMVIEGPEDDEIEVPFMTLDDLRHDLATGRYCPISEEDEDEEWQPRHVRNLSEDIGETMELDD, from the exons ATGAAG TATCTACCTGTCCGCGAGATTGACACTGTAACGAATGCACTTAACTTCTCTACGCCAGACACACACGTCATCGGCGGATGCGACATTTACACCACGAAGGCCGCCGGTACCGATAAGAAACTATACCGGAATATTGAGAACAGTCTCGAGTTGCAATATGAGTCTCTGGTCAGGCTATCTGCCTCGCTGAGCCCGCCATACCGCACAGCAAGCGACGACAGCAGCGCGAGCGAGAAGAGCGGTCGCAGCAAGCGTGGTAGAACCGCCGAGCCAGCGCCGGAGATCGATCTGTCGCGGGCATCACCTTTTGGACCACTCAGCCAGATTACGGCACGAAGAACGTTCGCCTACCTCATCGCGACCTTGAACGCATCACATCCGGACTACGACTTTTCGCACATTCTGCGGCCGTCGGACTTTCGTAAGGAGAGGAGTCTCCGAACTGTCATGCACAACATTGACAGCACATTGCAGAACCTGAGACCTAAGCATACTGCGGCGCAGAACTATCTGTCGCCGCCTTCACTGTCGCATTCAGCGCCTACCGGCATCAATAACGGAAACGACATCTGGAGCCAGAATATGTGGAAACTGATCGACAAGGAGATGGGTCTTCGGCATTGCGAGAAATATTCGTATAACCCAGAAGAAGACCCTTTCGACGGCGAGGAAGGCGCGATCTGGAGTATACACTACTTCTTTTTCAACAAGGAGAAGCGACGCGTATGCTACCTCTATCTCCGCGGATTCAGCGTGATTAGCCATAGTCCGGTACACGCTGCCACGCAGCTGAGAGCGAAGTTGGTGCCACGCAAAGTCTCCAGCTTATCAGTTGGCGAAGGCGCTGGCAAGCGCGCAAGTTTCTGGCTCAGCAGTGATTATCTGCAGCGGAGCATCGACACTGTCAGTTACGGCGAAGatgacgacgacgacgacgagaTGGTGATTGAAGGACCGGAAGACGATGAAATTGAGGTCCCTTTTATGACACTGGACGATTTGAGACATGACCTGGCCACTGGGCGGTATTGTCCCATATCTGAAGAGGACGAGGACGAAGAATGGCAGCCGCGACATGTCAGAAATCTTTCCGAGGACATCGGTGAGACGATGGAGCTTGATGACTGA
- a CDS encoding 1-hydroxy-2-glutathionyl-2-methyl-3-butene dehydrogenase: MPTAVVTGANSGIGHAFAQILISEGYEVHVRLPNSAPALPRALTLTLRMIGGGSRSLDVRAPESIAGFAAQLANKPVDVLLNVAGVMAQGEQDALGNVTKDSMTRIFETNTFGPLLLTQALLENISQSQSPRIGIVSSRVGSIQDNSTGGSYAYRASKAAVNSIGKSLAMDLQSKGVVVSLLHPGIVVSNLNPAVEGQPEAVQPEEAATKLWAVFMSKGMEETGKFWHREGYELPW; the protein is encoded by the exons ATGCCCACCGCAGTAGTGACGGGAGCTAACAG TGGCATTGGACATGCCTTTGCTCAGATCTTGATCAGTGAG GGCTATGAAGTCCACGTACGACTGCCAAACTCAGCTCCAGCGTTGCCTCGAGCATTGACACTGACCCTAAGGATGATAGGCGGCGGATCACGAA GCCTCGATGTGCGAGCCCCCGAATCAATCGCTGGCTTTGCAGCCCAGCTCGCCAATAAGCCCGTTGACGTTCTTCTCAACGTCGCCGGAGTCATGGCCCAAGGCGAGCAAGACGCTCTCGGCAACGTCACCAAAGATAGCATGACCCGGATCTTCGAGACCAATACCTTTGGCCCACTCCTCCTTACCCAAGCCCTCCTCGAGAACATCTCCCAATCGCAGAGCCCTCGGATTGGCATCGTCAGTAGCCGTGTTGGCAGCATACAGGACAATAGCACAGGAGGATCATACGCATACCGAGCATCGAAAGCGGCAGTGAACAGCATTGGAAAGAGCTTGGCGATGGACTTGCAGAGTAAGGGAGTCGTGGTGAGCTTGCTGCATCCCGGTATTGTGGTGTCAAACCTCAATCCTGCTGTAGAAGGTCAGCCTGAAGCTGTACAGCCAGAGGAGGCGGCGACCAAGTTGTGGGCAGTGTTCATGTCTAAGGGTATGGAGGAGACGGGCAAGTTCTGGCATAGAGAGGGTTACGAGCTGCCTTGGTGA
- a CDS encoding Maleylacetate reductase 1, giving the protein MESFEYNVNPGRVVFGAGSINKLPEEIKRLNLSKPLLLSTPQQRNQVVQLEPILERGGIQKAGLFSNATMHTPTYVTNEALTYAKDCGADCLVSFGGGSTTGLGKAISIRTGLPHISIPTTYAGSEMTPILGETADGKKTTRSDPKILPGIVIYDVDFTMTLPPALSATSGVNAIAHAVEALYARNTNPVMNLLALEGTKSLAESLPIIVNDSQNREARIKAQYGAWLCAMCLGSVGMNTYDCVAARHSIQRSKDPDVLRRLADVLPESDGDAINGLNVLLTKLKVKRGLKDFGMKEEDVDKAAEIAVSNPYWNPRGVEKEPLRETIRRCWAGEEARADL; this is encoded by the exons ATGGAGTCCTTTGAGTACAATGTCAACCCTGGCAGAGTCGTCTTCGGCGCCGGCAGCATCAACAAATTACCGGAAGAGATCAAACGACTAAACCTATCAAAGCCGTTGTTGCTGTCTACACCTCAGCAGAGGAACCAAGTGGTACAGCTAGAGCCTATCCTGGAGCGCGGAGGGATTCAGAAAGCGGGATTGTTCTCTAATGCCACAATGCACACTCCAACCTATGTCACCAATGAGGCCTTGACATATGCCAAAGACTGTGGTGCCGATTGCTTGGTGAGCTTCGGAGGTGGTAGTACTACTGGCTTGGGCAAAGCGATATCGATCAGGACAGGTCTGCCGCACATCTCTATACCCACAACCTACGCTGGCTCGGAGATGACACCCATCCTGGGCGAGACAGCAGACGGCAAGAAGACGACCAGATCAGATCCGAAGATCCTTCCGGGAATTGTGATATACGACGTGGACTTCACCATGACCCTCCCACCAGCTCTAAGTGCGACTAGTGGCGTGAACGCCATAGCCCACGCAGTCGAGGCACTATATGCTCGAAACACGAATCCCGTTATGAACTTGCTCGCACTGGAAGGCACAAAGTCACTGGCAGAGTCCTTACCAATCATCGTGAATGATTCACAGAATCGTGAAGCTCGCATCAAAGCTCAGTATGGCGCTTGGTTATGTGCGATGTGTCTTGGATCGGTTGGCATGA ACACATACGATTGTGTTGCCGCACGCCATAGCATACAACGCTCCAAAGATCCAGATGTCCTGAGAAGACTGGCCGATGTGCTGCCAGAAAGTGATGGCGATGCGATCAATGGACTGAACGTGCTGCTAACGAAGCTCAAGGTGAAGCGAGGACTGAAAGACTTTGGCATGAAAGAGGAAGACGTAGACAAGGCAGCTGAGATTGCAGTGTCCAACCCCTATTGGAATCCGCGAGGCGTTGAGAAGGAGCCACTCAGGGAGACGATCAGGCGATGCTGGGCCGGAGAGGAAGCAAGAGCTGATCTGTAG
- a CDS encoding Putative hetero-Diels-Alderase asR5, protein MKSLLLLSVALPTAFATSNLDHSSRSDPSGDALLQKVYQFPNNTWVENLAVRSNGNILVSLISSPEVWQINPEAQSAELVFAFPHATSAMGFAEVTEDVFIVSIGNFSYVTGAEQQGSWSVWELDFGHAPLPVDEGRGYWRRPHYGYEQDIARVRKVLDIPEAVFLNGATALPGSAETGIVLIADSELGTIWRVNTRVETYRVAAQDPAFRPNASIPLQIGINGMHYHEGYVYSSNTFSTPLLARTPVSPSGYATGPVEVISESAEFPVNGGAAADDFAIGAKGDIWLASASSTLVKIAAHGEQEVVAGGADSKVLLGCTSAAFGRATKMKDILYISTNGGLGNPALGVVGGGLYSLDTARL, encoded by the coding sequence ATGAAGTCTCTACTTCTCCTATCTGTTGCACTACCAACTGCATTCGCGACCTCCAACCTCGACCATTCGTCACGATCAGACCCATCAGGCGACGCACTGCTCCAGAAAGTCTACCAGTTCCCTAACAACACCTGGGTGGAGAACTTGGCTGTTCGAAGCAACGGCAATATCCTCGTATCTCTGATCTCCTCACCCGAAGTTTGGCAAATTAACCCCGAAGCGCAATCGGCAGAGCTGGTTTTTGCATTCCCCCATGCGACCAGTGCCATGGGCTTCGCTGAGGTCACCGAGGACGTCTTCATAGTCAGTATCGGGAATTTCAGCTACGTGACTGGAGCAGAACAGCAAGGCAGCTGGAGCGTGTGGGAATTGGACTTTGGCCACGCTCCACTTCCCGTCGACGAGGGACGAGGCTATTGGAGAAGGCCACATTATGGCTACGAGCAGGATATCGCTAGGGTGCGCAAAGTCCTCGATATACCAGAAGCAGTCTTCCTCAATGGCGCCACTGCTCTTCCAGGCTCTGCTGAGACTGGCATCGTACTCATCGCGGACTCAGAGCTTGGTACGATCTGGCGCGTCAACACCCGTGTTGAGACATACAGGGTTGCCGCCCAAGATCCTGCCTTCAGGCCTAATGCCTCAATACCTCTCCAGATTGGGATCAATGGTATGCATTATCACGAAGGCTACGTCTATAGCAGCAATACCTTCAGCACACCACTCCTTGCTCGAACTCCAGTATCACCCTCAGGATATGCCACAGGTCCAGTCGAGGTCATTTCTGAGAGTGCAGAGTTTCCTGTGAATGGCGGTGCGGCGGCTGATGACTTTGCGATTGGTGCGAAAGGTGACATCTGGCTCGCGAGCGCAAGCAGTACACTGGTGAAGATCGCGGCGCATGGAGAGCAAGAGGTAGTTGCCGGTGGTGCCGACTCAAAGGTGTTACTGGGGTGCACTTCTGCTGCGTTTGGCCGGGCCACAAAGATGAAGGATATCTTATACATCTCGACTAATGGAGGACTTGGTAACCCTGCGCTGGGAGTGGTTGGAGGTGGGTTGTACTCACTCGATACTGCGAGGTTGTAA
- a CDS encoding Endoplasmic reticulum membrane protein 65, whose protein sequence is MNHPENMAADAKSKSSATNAQLATPLLSPISELDGYHAFPDIDRQTARPDAPRERRRSSETRAFKLSPSELHALTASPESLPVRPLDDLPPLEEDDENEEWHEAPTRASQNPSNALLPNALPSIAATPGNYAVRPGSTRSPSMPIAQQRKGSTSKQSKTKPHVPPLKIEDPSRQNSMKPSPASHTREPSPMPPMLPIPPLSLPTYLHLELSSDRPSALYIHRSEASEVPYESAKVKFQRLKNFIQLPGQLEHVLVFGAVACLDAWLYTFTILPLRFLKAIIILAQWICRSVLDEVHNLASFVYSGLGRLWKRQRHASVVPPSSEPSSRRPSADESDQSRRPAADAPEAPMFTKTNGNTIPPSPARRTRRSGFRHRRMRSSPSALLPNHKADLLQGLLIICSCIALMWFDASRMYHSIRGQAAIKLYVIYNVLEVFDRLFSALGQDVLECLFSKENLERDDDGRSKVLRPLWMFALALAYTVAHSTILFYQVVTLNVAVNSYSNALLTLLMSNQFVEIKGAVFKKFEKENLFQMTCADVVERFQLWLMLSIIALRNIVEVGGLSISISSAFSAASSTDAPGANGTGIPLVSGFVIPKAFTLFPKWTGELFGPFLIVLGSEAVVDWCKHAYITKFNNVKPTIYGRFLDVLAKDYYSHAFADQNLTKRLGLPVIPLSCLFIRACMQTYHMFIATHMPLPIPSAATSISLDNETASASSATTAALQHIDQVFRRALGRSSFGAGTHTGRAFWWSLDDFIAFPTMIIVFLAVYLVLLALKLLLGMALLTYARGRYTGMKEREKQSVDTQGSKRVGGWGTVEVGEDKRRWIYDDDPDALHVLQEKERKAKERAEKAEMKLDGVERYTMASKRIW, encoded by the coding sequence ATGAACCATCCCGAGAATATGGCCGCTGACGCCAAGTCGAAGTCTTCTGCGACCAACGCACAACTTGCCACTCCTCTTCTATCACCAATCAGCGAGCTTGATGGCTACCATGCATTTCCAGATATTGATCGTCAGACTGCAAGACCAGATGCGCCGCGGGAACGTCGCCGCAGCAGCGAGACCAGAGCATTCAAACTTTCTCCCTCCGAGCTGCACGCCTTGACAGCATCGCCGGAATCTCTGCCAGTCCGACCACTTGATGATCTGCCGCCCCTGGAAGAGGACGACGAGAATGAAGAATGGCACGAGGCACCGACGCGAGCATCGCAAAATCCGTCTAACGCACTCTTACCGAATGCTCTCCCAAGCATAGCAGCCACACCGGGCAACTATGCCGTGCGACCAGGAAGTACTCGATCGCCATCAATGCCAATAGCACAACAGCGGAAAGGTTCGACTTCGAAGCAGTCGAAGACAAAGCCGCACGTACCTCCACTGAAGATTGAGGACCCTAGCAGGCAAAATAGCATGAAGCCTTCGCCGGCTAGTCACACTCGTGAGCCCTCCCCGATGCCACCGATGCTGCCAATCCCGCCATTGTCGCTGCCGACATATCTACACCTCGAGCTTTCATCGGATCGCCCGTCTGCTCTCTATATTCACCGCTCGGAGGCCAGTGAAGTTCCGTACGAATCAGCCAAGGTCAAGTTCCAGCGGCTCAAGAACTTCATTCAGCTGCCTGGTCAATTGGAGCATGTCTTGGTGTTCGGTGCGGTGGCTTGCCTTGATGCCTGGTTATATACCTTTACGATCCTTCCCCTGCGATTTTTAAAGGCGATTATCATTCTGGCTCAGTGGATCTGCAGAAGTGTGCTTGATGAGGTGCATAATCTGGCAAGCTTTGTTTACAGTGGACTGGGAAGACTTTGGAAGAGACAACGGCATGCTTCAGTAGTCCCGCCATCTTCTGAGCCAAGCAGTCGGCGACCGTCAGCAGACGAAAGCGACCAGTCACGAAGACCTGCAGCCGATGCACCAGAAGCACCCATGTTTACGAAAACCAACGGCAATACAATACCACCTTCGCCGGCTAGACGGACCCGTCGATCAGGCTTTCGACATCGTAGGATGCGATCTTCCCCATCCGCACTGCTCCCGAACCACAAAGCAGATCTGCTTCAAGGACTTCTGATAATATGCAGCTGCATAGCGCTCATGTGGTTTGATGCTAGCCGCATGTACCATTCGATACGAGGTCAAGCGGCTATCAAGCTCTACGTGATCTACAACGTGTTGGAGGTGTTCGACCGCTTGTTTTCTGCGCTCGGGCAGGATGTCTTGGAATGCTTGTTCTCAAAGGAGAATTTGGAGCGCGACGACGATGGACGCAGTAAAGTACTAAGACCCCTGTGGATGTTTGCGCTGGCTTTGGCATACACAGTGGCTCACTCGACGATACTGTTCTATCAGGTTGTGACCCTCAATGTGGCGGTCAACTCCTACTCCAATGCCCTTCTCACGTTGCTGATGAGCAATCAATTTGTGGAGATCAAGGGCGCAGTCTTCAAGAAATTCGAGAAAGAAAACCTGTTCCAAATGACCTGCGCGGATGTGGTCGAGCGGTTTCAGCTATGGCTGATGCTATCGATTATCGCTTTGCGCAACATCGTCGAAGTCGGAGGCTTGAGCATCAGCATCAGCAGTGCTTTCAGCGCAGCTTCATCCACCGATGCCCCAGGAGCAAACGGGACAGGTATTCCATTGGTGTCCGGATTTGTCATACCCAAAGCCTTCACTCTCTTTCCAAAATGGACTGGCGAGCTTTTCGGACCCTTCCTCATCGTTCTGGGTAGCGAAGCAGTAGTCGACTGGTGTAAACATGCATACATCACGAAGTTCAACAACGTTAAGCCGACCATCTACGGTCGCTTCTTGGATGTTCTGGCGAAGGATTACTACTCCCATGCCTTTGCGGATCAGAACCTCACCAAGCGTTTAGGCTTGCCGGTCATTCCATTAAGCTGTCTATTCATCCGAGCATGCATGCAGACGTATCACATGTTTATTGCGACACACATGCCATTGCCGATCCCATCAGCGGCTACTTCGATATCTCTGGACAATGAGACTGCCTCTGCCTCGTCAGCTACGACAGCAGCTCTGCAACACATAGACCAAGTCTTCCGCCGAGCTCTCGGTCGCTCATCGTTCGGCGCCGGTACCCACACCGGCCGCGCCTTCTGGTGGAGCCTCGACGATTTCATCGCTTTCCCTACCATGATTATCGTGTTTCTCGCCGTCTACCTCGTCCTTCTGGCACTAAAGCTTCTCCTCGGCATGGCGTTGCTCACATACGCGAGAGGAAGATACACCGGCATGAAAGAGCGCGAGAAGCAAAGCGTAGATACCCAAGGAAGTAAGCGTGTCGGCGGCTGGGGAACCGTTGAAGTGGGCGAAGACAAACGAAGATGGATCTATGATGATGATCCAGATGCGTTGCATGTGTTGCAGGAAAAGGAGCGGAAGGCAAAGGAGAGGGCTGAGAAAGCAGAGATGAAGCTGGACGGAGTAGAGAGGTATACTATGGCTTCGAAGCGGATTTGGTAG
- a CDS encoding Putative dihydroorotate dehydrogenase A (fumarate): MPLPPITLCLVNSSNPWATTAGDIQKLFDCPRTGAVTTRTSLLNGFAHDANIHQYTFFSSDEHKAHPHTADDADVPASFSGSLNTLGYSPIDLASYLAMLGRVMADSTLPDALRRSKPFIISVTGPAQAVAECYRWIQALQTIMPNPLCMEINLSCPNIPGKPPPAYSGSSLSEYLQALVKERHSNTDAKKIAIGIKTPPYTYHDQFQILIDALLAVSEPQCPIDLITATNTLGSSLVLADTHGTPALNSANGAGIGGMAGAPSMLDQHDSLRAIEIIGVGGVNDRSGYDRMRAVGASIVGVGTALGREGTEVFEKIMIASK; encoded by the exons ATGCCCCTGCCACCGATAACGCTATGCTTGGTGAACTCATCCAATCCATGGGCAACGACCGCCGGGGACATCCAGAAGCTGTTCGATTGTCCTCGTACAGGAGCTGTCACCACACGCACAAGCCTTCTCAACGGCTTCGCTCACGATGCAAATATACATCAGTACACGTTCTTCAGTTCAGATGAGCACAAGGCCCACCCGCACACTGCTGATGATGCAGATGTACCTGCCAGCTTCAGTGGCAGCTTGAACACGCTCGGCTACAGTCCGATAGACCTGGCTTCCTATCTTGCGATGCTGGGACGCGTGATGGCCGATTCAACTCTCCCTGATGCATTGCGACGGAGCAAGCCATTCATCATCTCTGTGACTGGGCCCGCCCAAGCTGTGGCGGAGTGCTATCGCTGGATTCAGGCGCTGCAAACCATCATGCCGAATCCTCTGTGCATGGAGATCAATCTTTCGTGCCCGAACATACCTGGCAAACCACCTCCAGCGTATTCTGGGTCGTCGTTGTCCGAGTACCTTCAAGCATTGGTCAAGGAGCGACATTCTAACACCGATGCCAAGAAAATCGCCATTGGGATCAAAACGCCTCCGTATACTTATCATGACCAGTTTCAGATCTTGATCGATGCTCTGCTCGCAGTCAGCGAGCCTCAGTGCCCAATTGACCTCATCACGGCGACAAATACCCTTGGCTCAAGTTTAGTGCTCGCTGATACACATGGCACACCTGCCCTCAACTCAGCAAACGGTGCAGGCATTGGTGGCATGGCAGGCGCACC GTCGATGCTGGATCAACACGATAGTCTGCGTGCAATCGAGATCATAGGCGTGGGTGGGGTCAACGACCGAAGCGGCTATGACAGAATGCGTGCAGTGGGTGCATCCATCGTAGGTGTGGGAACTGCCCTTGGTCGTGAAGGTACCGAAGTCTTCGAGAAGATCATGATTGCTTCGAAGTGA
- a CDS encoding 40S ribosomal protein S3 has translation MQSQTAPAQAMSGLNISKRRKFVADGVFYAELNEFFQRELAEEGYSGVEVRVTPTVTDIIIRATHTQEVLGEQGRRIRELTSLITHRFRFPPDSVSLYAAKVQSRGLSAVAQCESLRYKLLNGLAVRRACYGVLRFIMESGAKGCEVVVSGKLRAARAKSMKFTDGFMIHSGQPAKDFIDHATRHVLLRQGVLGIKVKIMRASSSPGDPSGEKAGGKGLPDSVTIIEPKEEQPILAPSSQDYGAKAAQAAQYAQQQQQAQGEEGGAEGEAPAAQEY, from the exons ATGCAGTCGCAAACCGCCCCAGCTCAAGCCATGAGCGGCCTCAACATCTCCAAGCGCCGCAAGTTCGTGGCCGACGGTGTCTTCTACGCCGAGCTCAACGAGTTCTTCCAGCGCGAGTTGGCCGAGGAAGGTTACTCTGGTGTCGAGGTTCGCGTCACCCCAACTGTCACCGACATCATCATCCGCGCAACACACACCCAGGAGGTTCTTGGTGAGCAGGGTCGCAGAATCCGTGAG CTCACCAGCTTGATCACCCACCGCTTCCGCTTCCCACCCGACTCGGTCTCCCTCTACGCCGCCAAGGTCCAGTCCCGTGGTCTCTCCGCCGTTGCTCAGTGCGAGTCCCTCCGCTACAAGCTCCTCAACGGTCTTGCCGTCCGCCGCGCCTGCTACGGTGTGCTTCGCTTCATCATGGAGTCTGGCGCCAAGGGCTGTGAGGTTGTCGTTTCCGGCAAGCTCCGCGCTGCTCGTGCCAAGAGCATGAAGTTCACCGATGGCTTCATGATCCACTCCGGTCAGCCTGCCAAGGACTTCATCGACCACGCGACCCGTCACGTTCTCCTCAGACAAGGTGTGCTTGGTATCAAGGTCAAGATCATGCGCGCATCTTCATCTCCAGGCGACCCGTCTGGCGAGAAGGCTGGCGGCAAGGGCCTGCCAGACTCCGTCACCATCATCGAGCCAAAGGAGGAGCAGCCAATCCTCGCACCAAGTTCCCAGGACTACGGTGCCAAGGCTGCTCAGGCTGCACAGTACGCCCAGCAACAACAGCAGGCACAGGGCGAGGAAGGTGGTGCTGAGGGAGAAGCACCAGCTGCGCAAGAGTACTAG
- a CDS encoding AP-1 complex subunit sigma-1, producing MAIRHVSSWPNILAVAWLTVSKIHDSAVAAGQGAKWFTTLSPKDKAKIIKDVSQLVLARRTRMCNFLEYKDTKVVYRRYASLFFIAATDPTDNELITLEIVHRYVEQMDKYYGNVCELDIIFNFQKAYFILDELLIAGEMQESSKKNVLRVIGAQDSLEDMEVEDDAVTRIG from the exons ATGGCCATCAGGCATGTGTCCTCCTGGCCCAACATTCTGGCGGTAGCATGGCTGACTGTCTCCAAGATACATGATTCTGCTGTCGCGGCAGGGCAAGGTG CAAAATGGTTCACCACCCTCTCGCCCAAGGATAAGGCCAAGATCATCAAGGACGTCTCGCAGCTGGTCCTGGCGAGGCGCACGCGCATGTGCAACTTCCTCGAGTACAAAG ACACCAAAGTCGTGTACCGCCGATATGCATCGCTGTTCTTCATCGCCGCCACCGATCCCACCGACAACGAACTCATCACCCTCGAGATCGTACACCGCTATGTCGAGCAGATGGACAAATACTACGGCAACGTCTGCGAGCTTGACATCATCTTCAACTTCCAGAAGGCCTACTTCATACTTGATGAGCTGTTGATCGCTGGCGAGATGCAAGAAAGCAGCAAGAAGAATGTGCTCCGTGTCATAGGTGCACAGGACAGTCTCGAAGACATGGAA GTCGAGGACGACGCTGTCACACGGATTGGCTGA